In Plasmodium sp. gorilla clade G2 genome assembly, chromosome: 5, one genomic interval encodes:
- a CDS encoding SNAP protein (soluble N-ethylmaleimide-sensitive factor attachment protein), putative, protein MENEAKELEKKAEQLNKKGFLASFFGTDNTDEIINCYNLAANKYKLSHKWKEASCCILKNALLHKKNNETSYCANAYLEAGNIAKKYDKMEAIKHIEEAVNMYATIGRFSNCGKCEKNIAEIYEDLYDFDNASKYYKKAAYYFEMDEYSKSVYTQCIVKYAELNSQYNHEYEDAISIFEKEAEKALKSTLLQYGARDYYIKAGILHIVIGDLVNAKISIDKYCMNDPRFLNSREKKFLDNIIDAVTEQNVEEFEEIVHEYDRITKLDNWKVHFLYKIKSKLSVEPNVELTADGNVDLT, encoded by the exons atggaaaatgaAGCTaaagaattagaaaaaaaagcaGAACAGTTGAACAAGAAAGGTTTTCTTGCTTCTTTTTTTGGAACTGATAATActgatgaaataataaattgttATAACTTGGCGgcgaataaatataaactatCTCATAAAT ggAAAGAAGCTAGCTGttgtattttaaaaaacgccttgttacacaaaaaaaacaatgaGACAAGTTATTGCGCTAATGCCTATTTGGAGGCAGGGAATATAgctaaaaaatatgataaaatgg aggCCATAAAACATATTGAAGAAGCCGTAAATATGTATGCAACTATTGGAAGGTTCTCCAATTGTGGGAaatgtgaaaaaaatattgcaGAAATTTATGAagatttatatgattttgaTAATGCGtctaaatattataaaaaagctgcttattattttgaaatgGATGAATATTCAAa ATCAGTATATACGCAGTGTATCGTAAAATATGCTGAATTAAATTCACAATATAATCATGAATATGAGGATGCCATAAGT atattTGAAAAGGAAGCCGAAAAGGCTTTAAAAAGCACACTCCTACAATATGGAGCCAgagattattatataaaggcAGGAATTTTACACATTGTAATAGGTGACCTAGTTAATGCTAAAATATCAATAGATAAATATTGTATGAACGATCCACGTTTTTTAAATTCAAGAGAAAAAAAGTTTTTAGACAATATTATTGATGCAGTTACTGAACAGAATGTTGAAGAATTTGAAGAAATTGTTCATGAATATGACCGTATAACTAAATTGGATAATTGGAAagttcattttctttataaaattaaatcaaAATTAAGTGTTGAACCAAATGTAGAATTAACAGCTGATGGCAATGTTGATTTaacataa
- a CDS encoding chromosome condensation protein, putative, producing MTDDIDVNENMIKNEEENVENKNMLSIISNDKITDEENNIHNDECVKNNILCLKDIKVNRKRIIIEKLVLENFKSYAGVKVIGPFCKKFSCIVGPNGSGKSNIIDAMLFVFGRRAKKIRQNKLSDLIHNSKFSPKNNFTKVSIYFKTIIDEEEPIVEEEFYYDDYDDEDEYDDDEEEDDEDDDNDEDDNDEDDNDDIKKSDKYNNNEKEENYFSGREEDDKLHNGCNNMEKTNNMSNNMSNNMPNNMPNNMPNNMPNDVSKKQRRKRKKKRKRKRFLFKNTENPLYQHYYQDGDDIEDFVISREATIDNQSKYRINEKVVTQKDVSDLLYKKGIDLNNNRFLILQGEVEQIAQMNPKGNKNEDGLLEYLEEIIGTNKYIESINEHLEILERFEEIHHEKVHRLKLVYNELKELAGPKKEAKYYMTLQKYTYKLHIIINKKDQYELSKMISDKEKELNLFLNKRDNHDMEYKQLLETRKEMNIALSNLEKEEEEVIKKKNLKNNEFKKLNMEDENIKKELLIIVQKMQNLYVKREELKEKDIPSYKKIIEEKQKIINEIKKEKLHLLETELEKCEQELDNYNEEIKQDIDKMNTIYSNEEKKLAPLQNSYDNIIKNISEYTNQCHIIEKKKKEYLTHIENLKYLQTKIINELKEKDVHTKYLIKTEEEKRKNLKGKQNDLDDIESKIQKLNTNLIEETVKYENIKKEVVTDRNMNKLHQFVYNLKRSKIKGIHGMLIDLGYIEKKYEKAFTIASNNCSDFVVVDNPNDAVKLFEEVRKANIGRVNVLSLSVLNTNLKNIMLKNEELYTQPLPNVYRLIDLIKFKNDKYKICFYYIIKETILANTLEQAHVIAYSHKKRVVTINGELIENDGRLCGGGMENKNSKNNGRNSERAINSKNNNNNNNNSGIKTSEYDESHLLNSEKILKELNKNIQDQKKLKDILINDINDINTFLEDNECKIVITKKKIDNLKKQLEDIDDQLQNSKTPELTKDEENELKTLKNLIEEKNNEKSKVEIVLKAQEAKVKKYYEQLQDVGGEKKKKLKNKFINAERQLNIMKDQLQEHTNEEANALASLEKSEKDIRIFSENILDYEANEKELENELKIIENKGCAVYEEVETLTNLLNDIQSNIEEKQKKKQQVDENISKKDLENVDLVYKIEHLQKELNQYKSKNENYQNKIDEYMDLIKQSDKVIHENMLSEMRYRKLLGKKKNINKDQEDQSTREDIKMEDHDGEDGEDDEDEDDDEDEDDDENEDENDDDDLVDEEEEEEVEEEYMQEDIHDTQDTQHMQHQEETKRKTNIYGNNQQYEDIEGYDKNDQHHKLGNQIILPNGNNNQMSQDKNKKRKLNENDTTTKCPEKKKVKKKKKLLDDLKDLEELFGDSDELKELEHEYDHININDTDLDMLNKKDIETNLENKLSILEKKTPNLKIFQNYNLKLYDYKVRRKDVKKSKKEKDKIKAMYDSLCNKRKEEFVVAFNVISSKLKEMYQMIAIGGDAELEIIDSSEIFNEGILFSVRPPKKSWKHIQNLSGGEKTLSSLALVFALHYFKPNPIYFMDEIDAALDYKNVTIISHYIQTKTRNAQFIVISLRNQMFELCDRMIGIYKTNDVTKCITLNPDQYEILKHPNTKLKKKTKLEKNIKYENTDEN from the coding sequence atgacagATGATATAGATGTTAATGAGAATATgattaaaaatgaagaggAAAATGTGgaaaataagaatatgtTAAGTATTATAAGTAATGATAAAATTactgatgaagaaaataatattcataatgatgaatgtgtaaaaaataatattttatgtttaaaagatataaaagtaaataggaaaagaataataattgaAAAATTAGTAttagaaaattttaaaagtTATGCTGGTGTTAAAGTGATTGGACCATTCTGTAAAAAATTTAGTTGCATCGTAGGACCTAATGGAAGTGGTAAAAGTAATATAATAGATGCTATGCTTTTCGTATTTGGAAGAAGAGCAAAAAAAATTCgacaaaataaattatctGATCTTATACATAATTCTAAATTTTCTcctaaaaataattttacaaaggtatctatttattttaaaactaTAATTGATGAGGAAGAACCAATCGTCGAAGAAGaattttattatgatgaCTATGACGATGAAGATgaatatgatgatgatgaagaggaagatgatgaagatgatgataatgatgaagatgataatgatgaagacgataatgatgatataaaaaaatcggataaatataataataatgaaaaagagGAAAACTATTTTTCTGGAAGAGAAGAAGATGATAAATTACACAATGGatgtaataatatggaaaaaacaaataacaTGTCAAATAATATGTCAAATAATATGCCAAATAATATGCCAAATAACATGCCAAATAATATGCCAAATGATGTGtcaaaaaaacaaagaaggaaaagaaagaagaaaagaaaaagaaaacgaTTTCTCTTTAAAAATACGGAGAATCCACTTTATCAACATTATTATCAAGATGGTGATGATATAGAAGATTTTGTTATAAGCAGAGAAGCCACTATAGACAACCAATCAAAATATAGAATAAATGAAAAGGTTGTTACACAGAAAGATGTATcagatttattatataaaaaaggtatcgatttaaataataatcgtTTCTTAATATTACAAGGAGAAGTCGAACAAATAGCTCAAATGAATCCAAAaggtaataaaaatgaagatggtttattagaatatttagaagaaataataggtactaataaatatattgaaagtATAAATGAACATTTAGAAATATTAGAAAGGTTTGAAGAAATACATCACGAAAAGGTTCATCGTTTAAAACTTGTttataatgaattaaaagaattagCAGGTCCTAAAAAAGAAgctaaatattatatgaccctacaaaaatatacatataagttacatataattattaataaaaaggatCAATATGAATTATCTAAAATGATAAGTGATAAAGAAAAGGAATtaaatttgtttttaaataaaagagATAATCATGATATGGAATATAAACAACTATTAGAAACACGAAAAGAAATGAATATAGCTTTAAGTAAtttagaaaaagaagaagaagaagttataaaaaaaaaaaatttgaaaaacaatgaattcaaaaaattaaatatggaagatgaaaatattaaaaaagaattattaattattgtACAAAAAATGCAAAACTTATATGTTAAAAGagaagaattaaaagaaaaagatatcccttcttataaaaaaattattgaagaaaaacaaaaaattattaatgaaataaaaaaagaaaaattacatTTATTAGAAACTGAATTAGAAAAATGTGAACAAGAAttagataattataatgaagaaataaaacaaGATATTGATAAAATGAATACTATATATTcgaatgaagaaaaaaaattagcaCCTTTACAAAATagttatgataatattattaaaaatatatctgaATATACAAATCAATGTCATAttatagaaaagaaaaaaaaggaatatttaACACATATAGAAAATCTTAAATATTTacaaacaaaaattattaatgaattaaaagaaaaagatgtacatacaaaatatttaatcaaaacagaagaagaaaaacgaaaaaatttaaaaggtAAACAAAATGATCTTGATGATATTGAAtctaaaatacaaaaattaaatacaAATTTAATAGAGGAAACTGtcaaatatgaaaatattaaaaaagaagttGTTACTGATagaaatatgaataaattacatcaatttgtatataatttaaagagATCAAAAATTAAAGGAATACATGGGATGCTAATTGATCTAGggtatattgaaaaaaaatatgaaaaagcaTTTACAATAGCTAGCAATAATTGTTCAGATTTTGTTGTAGTAGATAATCCAAATGATGCtgtaaaattatttgaaGAAGTTAGAAAGGCTAATATAGGAAGAGTGAACGTTTTATCTTTATCAGTTCTGAATACAAATCTAAAGAATATaatgttaaaaaatgaagaattatataCACAACCTTTACCCAATGTATATAGATTAATTGatctaataaaatttaaaaatgataaatataaaatatgtttttattatattatcaaagaAACAATATTAGCTAATACCTTAGAGCAAGCTCATGTTATAGCATATTCACATAAAAAAAGAGTCGTTACAATAAATGGAGAATTAATTGAAAATGACGGAAGACTATGTGGAGGAGGcatggaaaataaaaattcaaaaaataatggTAGAAATTCAGAACGTGCTATaaatagtaaaaataataacaacaataataataatagtggaATAAAAACAAGCGAATATGATGAAtcacatttattaaattcagagaaaatattaaaagaattaaataaaaatattcaagaCCAAAAAAAACTAAAAGATATCCTaattaatgatattaatgatatCAATACATTTTTAGAAGATAATGAATGTAAAATtgttattacaaaaaaaaaaattgataatttaaaaaaacaactTGAAGATATTGATGATCAATTACAAAACTCCAAAACACCCGAATTAACtaaagatgaagaaaatgaattaaaaacattaaaaaatttaatagaagaaaaaaataatgaaaaaagtaAAGTCGAAATTGTATTAAAAGCACAAGAAgcaaaagtaaaaaaatattacgaACAATTACAAGATGTTggaggagaaaaaaaaaaaaaattaaaaaataaatttattaatgcGGAAAgacaattaaatattatgaaagaTCAATTACAAGAACATACAAATGAAGAAGCTAATGCTTTAGCTAGTTTAGAAAAAAGTGAAAAAGATATCAGAATATTCtcagaaaatattttagatTATGAAgcaaatgaaaaagaattagAAAATGAACTCAaaattattgaaaataaagGATGTGCAGTATATGAAGAAGTAGAAACATtaacaaatttattaaatgatatacaatcaaatattgaagaaaagcaaaaaaaaaaacaacaagtagatgaaaatatttcaaaaaaagaTTTAGAAAATGTGGATCttgtatataaaattgaaCATCTtcaaaaagaattaaatcaatataaaagtaaaaatgaaaattatcaaaataaaattgatgAATACATGGATCTAATCAAACAGTCAGATAAAGTTATTCATGAAAATATGCTCTCAGAAATGAGATATAGGAAACTTTtaggaaagaaaaaaaatattaataaagacCAAGAAGACCAAAGTACAAGGGAGGATATAAAAATGGAAGACCATGATGGTGAAGATGgagaagatgatgaagatgaagatgatgatgaagatgaagatgaCGATGAAAATGAGGACGAAAATGACGACGATGATTTAGTAGATGAGGAAGAGGAAGAAGAAGTGGAAGAAGAATATATGCAAGAAGATATTCATGATACTCAAGATACTCAACATATGCAACATCAAGAGGAAACGAAGAggaaaacaaatatatatggtaATAATCAACAATACGAAGATATTGAAggttatgataaaaatgatcaaCATCATAAATTAGGAAATCAAATAATTCTACCtaatggtaataataatcaaatgagtcaagataaaaataaaaaaaggaaattaaaCGAAAATGATACAACAACTAAATGTCCTGAGAAAaagaaagtaaaaaaaaaaaaaaaattattagatGATCTAAAAGATCTTGAAGAACTTTTTGGTGATAGCGatgaattaaaagaattagaaCATGAATAtgatcatattaatattaatgatacaGATTTAGatatgttaaataaaaaagatatcgAAACAAATcttgaaaataaattatctatattggaaaaaaaaactccaaatttaaaaatttttcaaaattataatttaaaattatatgattataaagTAAGAAGAAAAGATgttaaaaaatcaaaaaaagaaaaagataaaattaaaGCAATGTATGATAGTTTatgtaataaaagaaaagaagaaTTTGTAGTAGCATTCAATGTTATATCATccaaattaaaagaaatgtaTCAAATGATAGCTATAGGAGGAGATGCAGAATTAGAAATTATTGATTCATCagaaatatttaatgaaGGTATTTTATTCTCTGTTAGACCTCCAAAAAAAAGTTGGAAACATATACAAAATTTATCAGGAGGAGAAAAAACATTAAGTTCATTAGCTTTAGTATTTGCTCTACATTATTTTAAACCAAATCCAATTTATTTTATGGATGAAATTGATGCAGCActtgattataaaaatgtaactATCATATCACATTATATTCAAACAAAAACGAGAAATGCTCAATTTATTGTTATCTCCTTAAGAAATCAAATGTTTGAATTATGTGATCGTATGATCGGAATCTATAAAACTAATGATGTCACCAAATGTATAACACTTAACCCTGATCAATATGAAATCCTCAAACACCCAAATActaaactaaaaaaaaaaacaaaattggaaaaaaatataaaatatgaaaatactGACGAAAATTAG
- a CDS encoding leucine-rich repeat protein: MSQDNVKLMNYNDIKKIGREHNLYETDELNEVLYLHMKGFHNIDGLDTFINLKCLFLNNNCIKKIDNLNNLVNLKALYLQNNDISTIENITCTSLVILNLSNNKIKTLDNIQHLKLLQTLNISNNLIESVKDIEQISALENLSHLDISNNLIQFNNNIEKPNNRIEDLTHDCNDDQFIIENSVTENGKDFLQNNEICYMLNFYNNFNDEINKEEIYPSVKYHKNIKDMDELTKHKFYFLREFIIFIKKIKKLKTLFIKNNPFISQIRHVSKYFIANIPTLVFLDDKKIKKEDICLARIFLKKGTHEENELKKIFQKKKMDKYKNLSHKYHSFLMNKKL, translated from the exons ATGTCTCAAGATAACGTAAAATTAATGAATTACAAtgatatcaaaaaaataggAAGGG agcATAATTTGTATGAAACAGATGAACTCAATGAAGTACTATACTTGCATATGAAAGGGTTTCATAATATTGATGGTCTAGatacttttataaatttaaagtgtttatttttgaataacaattgcataaaaaaaatagacaATTTAAATAACCTAGTCAATTTAAAAGCCTT GTATTTGCAAAATAACGACATAAGTACCattgaaaatattacatGTACTTCTTTGGTGATTTTAAATTTAtcgaataataaaataaaaacactTGACAATATTCAACATTTAAAATTGTTGCaaacattaaatatatcgAATAATTTGATTGAAAGTGTAAAA GACATAGAACAGATTAGCGCCCTGGAAAACCTTTCCCATTTAGATATATCTAATAATCTTAttcaatttaataataatatagaaaaaccAAATAATCGTATAGAAGACTTAACACATGATTGTAACGATGATCAGTTTATAATTGAAAATAGCGTTACAGAAAATGGAAAGgattttttacaaaataatgaaatttgTTACatgttaaatttttataataattttaatgacgaaataaataaagaagaaatatatccTTCTGTGAAATAtcataaaaacataaaagaTATGGATGAATTAACTAAACATaaattttactttttaagagaatttattatatttataaaaaaaattaaaaaattgaaaaccttgttcataaaaaataatcccTTCATAAGCCAAATTAGGCACGtctcaaaatattttatagcAA ATATACCCACATTGGTATTTCTGGATGataagaaaattaaaaaggaaGACATTTGTTTGGCACgaatttttttgaaaaaggGTACACACGAAGAAAACgaacttaaaaaaatatttcaaaaaaaaaaaatggataaatataaaaatttatcacACAAATATCATTCCTTTTTaatgaacaaaaaattataa